A stretch of DNA from Planctomycetaceae bacterium:
CCGGCTGGCAGGTGGTGGAAGAACGCGTCGGCAGCGCCACCACGGCCGACCGGCAGTACGTGTGGGGCCTGCGGTACATCGACGATCTGATCGAACGTCAGCGGGACTCAAACGGCAACGGTACTCTGGACGAGACACGCTACGCTCTGCAGGACGCCAACTGGAATAAGCAAGCGAGCACGCCGACCAATGAGGGAGGAGGAAGTGCGAGTGCGGTAGAATCCGGTTCACACGAATTCCCCTCCGGAGCGGCGCGATCAGCGAACGCTTCGCCTACGTACCCGGCGACCGAGTTCCTGAACGGCTCAGGAACCGTGCAGAGTTCCTCCGCCAGCGACTTCGAAACCCTCTACGCCAGCTACCGCTGGGACGGGAACGTCACCGACCTGCCGCCGGTTTGCACGTCGAAACCGGTTCCTGCTGCCTGGAGTCGGGACGTGGAACAAGAGAGATCCACTCGTCTACGAAGATGGGCTGTCGCTTTATCAATATGCATCAAACAGAAGCGTAATTCGCGTAGATCCCGCCGGGCAGACGTGGTTTCTGCCGAATCAGATCGGAGGTGTTTTGACACATCGAATGATGAGCAGCATACGGGCTCAGCATCATTGGCTTCCGCTTCGCAATGAGTTGACGAAGCTGCTTGAAACAAAGTGTGGAAACGTCTTTCAGGATCTCTACTTGTCTGTAGGCTACTTCATCAACCAGTTTACAACGTCCGTTGGTGGAGTCTGGGGCCGTGGCCAGCCACATCATCGAATCGAATACCCTCCGGGAAAGACGCCGTATTGGCACCGGGTCCGGGAAATCTATAGAAACGCTCCTGATTGCTGTTCTCTGATGACCGCAATGGAGGCATTGATGCGAGAAGTGTGGCAAGACCATTGGTATGGTCTTGGAAATGTTGGGCCCGTCGAGTCGCCGCCGTTCCATCCGTACAAGAAGCCTGATGTCGACACGTCAGACCTCTTTAGAAGGTATCGACACGATATCTGCAGGCTGGAACCATGTGAAGGTGTATGAAAGAAGAGTAGATCCTAGTGATACTCCCGTAATTCCATTTGTTATAACCAAGCGGCCAATTGTTGATGTCCATCCGGTTGAGAGAACTGCGCCCTCGGAGAATCCCTCTGCCAAACATTGACCGCAATACCGGCAAAAGAGCTGCCTGCGTCATCGGCGGCGGTGCCGTAGCGTATGGATGTTACCGGCTGATTCGAATGATCCCTTCCGTGGTGAAATTTGCCGCCACTATGGCCAACAATCGTTCCAAATGCTATCGCACCATAATATTGTCGAAGACGGGAGGTGGCCGTGGAGGACATGAGTGAAAGTCAAGCGGTGTGTTAGATCAGGTATTAGACACGTTGCATTCCGAGAGACAGTTTTCGCTGGGGGATGACATAGATTCCGTGTTTGATGAACGGGAGAAGACGCTCTGGCTCTTAATGAACCTTGAAGGCGTTATGCAACACAGAAGTTGTTTCCAGATTGGTTTTGTCATCCGTGTTCATTGTACGTTGACGACACGCTTGAGGCATTCACACGTATTGGGGCAAATGAGTGCCGTGACATCTACGAAGAAGCGTTGAGGTTTTTCGCAGGCAAGATGGCATACCAGTATGCGACTATCGAAGAAACGGGAAGCTCACGTTCTGCGCGTTATGAAGAACTTACCGAAGCTGAATCTTCGTTGCTAAGATCGTTGTATGAACAGTTTGATAAGGCGATTGTGAGCGACCGGCTAATGGATAAGCTCCTATATTACTGGAGCGATTCGCCTTCTGGGTCGCATTCGTCGTAGTCAGATTTGCCGATTGTCGTCGACGTGAAGCATTGGCCCTGAAGTCGGCGACAGCAAACGTTTCATTTCACTTCCGTGTGTTGAACGCGTGACGGCATTTCAAGCGGCAGCTCAAGCTGGAGGGTCGCTCGATCGACAGCATCTGCGTCATCGGGCATCCGAGTTCAGCAACGGAGCGGACACTGAGCTGGATCACCAGATGCGGTGCTGGGCCGCGATGGGAATCGAGGTTCACGTCTGTCCGACGGCACCACTGGATGCCCATCTGCTGGAGATGAAACTTGAAGATCGCGGCGTTGTGTATCACGCCCCGCGGGACTGGCCTTCCGTCGAGGGTCTGCACTGCATCGCGTACTGCAACGACGTGTTTCTGTCGGAGATTGCCGCTATCAGTCGCCATGCTCGGTCAACGACATTCGTGAACTGCATGTCGTGGAACTTCGCCAAAGAACTGGAGGCTCAGGAACAGGGGCTGATCCGGGGAATGGACTTGTTTCGACCGTCGGGGCGCCGGACCCCCGAAATGCTCGCCGGGAATCGTGTGGATGCTCCGAAGCAAGCTTCTGCAGCGAGCTGGCGTTTGGGCAGTGCCGGAGAATGATGATGCTCGGAGAGGCAGGACGTCAGCCGGAGTCGGCAGGGTCTGGCTGCCGGAAATTCGGCATCGACAGGCCTGACCGGCCGACACATAAGGTTTGCATGATGCTGTGTCGCCCCTTCAGGGCTGCGGGCATGATCCGCTGCCTTACCCGTTGCTCGCACCAGCTAACGGTATGTCGGCCCGCCGGGCCTGGAACGCATTTGGACCAGCGCCCATTTCCCGGATGAGCTCGTTCTTCCGTCGCGGAAACGTTCCGTGTCATCATACTGACGATTGTTTGTTGCGGTCCCGCGGCAGCTCCTTTCTCGGGCTGCGTTGAGTAGGCGTCGACGCGGGATTTGGAAATTTGCAGGATCTGGTTGGTGGCAAAAACCCGGCGATTTTCGCCGCTTCGGGGTTAGCAGACGGCCGGGCTTGTTTGTCATACCGCGCGGGCAATGCTCGGGCATACCGATTGCGATCCGAACACCGCTGGAAGGCATGCAGACAGGATTGGACGCCCGTCTTTTGTTGCCAAACGACTCGTTTTCCGAGCCGAGCACAACAACAGCAATCCTGTCAGGGACACCAGGTGAACATCATGATCCGAACGCAAATCCCCCAATGCCTTGGCGTAACCTTGCTGATGCTGCTGCCTGCTCCGGCGATGGCTCAGACGCTCCAGATTTTCGAAGCTCATGGTATTCCGCTGGATGAAGCTCAAAGCGGTGTGGATTTCCCCGCCGATGCTGGGTTGCCGATCGGGTCCGAGCTGCCGGAGACGGATCTGCCGCCGGACGCCGAAGCCTACGACTATGGCGAAGAACTGCTGCGGGGGCCGGTGCATGAGGCGTTTGCAGAACAGTACAACCAGGAGCCGGTCGAGGGGCTGATTGTTGATCGCGAGCCGCCGCCGAATGTTCCGGAAGTGCCTCCGGAGCTCAAACCCGAAGGCAGCAACATCGAGTGGATTTCGGGTTACTGGTTCTGGGACGATGATCGCGACGATTTCATCTGGGTCAGCGGAGTGTGGCGACACATTCCTCCCGGCCAGCGCTGGGTGCCCGGATACTGGGCGGAACTGGACGGAAAATATCAATGGGTTGGAGGAACCTGGGTTTCCACCAGCACGCCGGAAATCGAATACATCGCGCAGGCACCGCCGGAGTCGCTGGACCTCGGACCGGTGGGCACCGCTCCGTCGGAAGAGCACTTCTGGATTCCTGGCTGCTGGAACTGGAATCAGGCCAGCTATGTGTGGCGGCCTGGATATTGGTCGGCCGGATATTCGAACTGGATCTGGGTTCCTCAGCGTTCACTGTGGACACCTCGTGGTTATTTAATCTGCAACGGCTATTGGGATTATCCCATCGTGTCGCGAGGCACGCTGTTTGCGCCGTTTCGGTTTCGGCGACCGGCGTTTGTCAATGTCGGCTTCCGGTATGTTCCACGGATATCACTGCTTGCAGGCGGACTACAGGCACATTTCTGGGTGAGTCCACGGCGGCGGCATTATCTGTTCGGCGACTACTATGCCGCGAACTATCGTCGGGCGGGCATTCTTCCGTGGCATACCGTGCATCAGCGAACGGTCATTCGTGTCGGTAGCCGAGGTCTGCGTGGTTATGACCCGCTGTTCGCTCATGCCAGCCGCACGTATGGTCAGCGAGGCATCAATTTGTCGCAGCAGATCGTCAATCAGTACAACATCTATTCCAGTCGCAGCGACCGCCGACCGCCTCAGACTCTGCACGAACAGCGTCGCCGCAATGCCGCTCAGGTGGTCGCGCGATCGCCGGGATCTCGCGGTTCGCGATCGGACGAATTCTGGAATCAGGGTGACCGGCTGGCCGAATCGATTCGCGATCGAGCTCGTCAGACACCGACTGCGTTCACTCGCGTTTCCACAGATCAGCTCAGTCGCCTGCGCGAACGTGCGCTGGAAACTCCTGCTTTGGCCAGGCAGCGTTCTGAAATTGAAACCGGCGGTCGCGAACGATTTTCCTCGTCGCGTTCTGCGGCAGAGTTGCGTAGATCAGTGGAGTCGCGGGCAGCGGAGTCGCGTGTGTCAGCGGCGCAGGCGAATTCTGCGGATGGCGGATCGAACAGGCGACGTGGAACGGCTCGCACTGGCGACCCTGCGTCGACGACTGAGAGTTCTCGCTCACATGGATCCCTGCGGTCTGGAGAAGACCTGACAGCGAGGACATCGCCACGTTCCGAAGCAGTGCGGGACGCCGTGACTGGTCGGCGCGAGGGGAATGTGCGGTGGCGTTTGCCGGCGGCCGCAGCTTCCGGCGACGCGACACCGTCGCGAAGTGCGCGATCCGTTCGTGAATTGCGCGGGGACGCCACAGCCGGTGCTGCGCCGTCGGCGATCCGATCCAGCGAACGCTCGGCGTCAGGGCAAACCAATTCTTCCAGCGGCGAACGATCGGACCTGCGTTCGCGCATGGAACGTGCGACGTCAGACGCCGGTGCGGCAGCGTCGGCACTCCGTCGATCCGTTCAGGCCCGGGGTCCGGACGCGAGCAGAACGGGACCGAATTCCGGACCGGCCGCAGGTGCGGAGCAGAGAACCGTCCGTTCGGCTCCACAGTCCTCCGCAGAAGCACCACGCGTCACGCCGAGCACCCCGGCGACACGCAGTCCGGTGGACAGGCACGGCATCGCGTCTTCTGAATCAGCACAGCGCGGTGCCGATACCAACTCTCCGCTGTCTCGGCGGCGTGCATCGGCTGCCGATGGAGCGTCGTTGCAGAGGAATCGCACGTCGTCAGGTCGGCCAGCGGCCACCATGCAGGCAGGGCAGGCACCAGTTGCAACACGCAGCAAATCACCGGCAGTCGGTCGTCCGAACGCAGCAAGTGCGGTGCCTGGTCGAACACCGCGAGCAACGGCACCGGTTGCCGGTCCGTCAATCCCTCGCAGCCAACCACCGGCCTCCGGGCCAGCCATCCGCACTCGTGCGGGCGGGGTCGGCCCCGGCAACGTGCGTCGTTCCGGAAGCGGAAACGCCAATGTCGGCCGAAGTTCTGCCGTGGGCACTCCAGTGACGCGTGCTCCGGCAACGCGTGCTCCGGCAACGCGTGCTCCAGTGACGCGTGCTCCGGCAAATCGTCCACCGGCCGTTCGCAGCAACGCTGGTCGCGGTGGCTCGGGCCGAGGTGCATCTGGTCGAGGTGCAAGCGGGCAATCCGGACGCGGACGACGGTAGACCTGTCTCAGTCCCCGGAAATGATGGCTGATCGGTGCCGTTCGTGGTTGGCACGACGGACGAGCGAATTGGCTGTCCGAACAACCGAACACTGTGACTAATGCTTCACCGCAGACCCGTCGCGGCTTTTCCTTCGCTGCTTTCAGTAGCGCGGGCGGCAAGCTGGCCTGCTGCCAAGGTCAGCGTCAGCCTGCCGGGCTGCTCATTCAGGGCGCGGCCAGATCCTGCGCTGGAACACTGGCGGGACTGGTGCCACCGACGAGAACCTGACCGGCGAATCCGGCGGAAGGACGGAAGCAGACGACGAAGGTGTTGCTGCCGTCGTCGATGACCACTGGCAGCGACACGGAAGGAATTCCCGCCCCCGTCGCGGTGCTGGATGCCGTGGTGGTCAGCCGGATGGTGTGCGTGCCGGCAGGGAGTTCGGCCTGAATCACTTCGATTCGCTCCGGCAGCAGACTCCAGTACCGTGTGTCGGCTTTTTCCAGAGCTTCCCAGGCAACACCGCCAAGATTCAGCAGCAGATCGATTCCCGTGTTTCGTGAAACGGCCAGTTGGTCCTTCGCTGTATACACGGCAGCCTTCTTGATGACTCGCCGTGCGACAGCCCGCGCCAGTTGTCTGTCACGGTCGCTTTGGAAGGAATCCCAGGCGGCCTGGTTGAGATCGACCAGCACCTGACTGACGCGGTCACCGCGATCGCGGGCTGACTCAACGGACAGGACGGTTCGGAACGGGTGGTCGCTGAAATGTCGCCGCGGAACGGCAATCCTGACGGGAGCAATGGTCGGTGGCAGCGAGTGTTTTCCGGTGGCGCTCAGGATGCGGTCCGCGATCAGCAGTGCGGCGGAGGTCGGTTCGGCGCGTTCTTCGTCCCACGGCGTGACTCGACCCGCCAGCGTGATGACATGCAGGACTCCGTTGCCCTGCTGTGTGTGATTTCCGAAAGCGACGAGTTCGCTGACGGTCGATTCGGCGGTTTCGCCGGACAGATTCGTCGACGGCCGCGATGCCGACTGCCAATAGCTGATCTGGCGGATGGCACGATCAGTGACGTCCGCGTTCATCGGTTTTTCCGATTGCAGGGCTGCGAACAGGTACGTCGCCAGCGCGTTTGGAGCGAACCGTGCGGGAGCCGGTGGCGGTGCTGCGGGTGATTCAGGAACTGTTTCGGAAGGTGCGGCAACCGTCACGATCTGACCATCGCCGGTGACCGGAGCGTGCGATTTCGGAGCGAGGTCTGCAAGGTCGGCGTGGGCGAGTTCAATGGCCTGCAGTGAATACGCGAAGGCGTCCAGGCCGCCGTGAGTCAGATTGGTCAGCACCAACAGGCTGTCCATCATCCGGCGTTCGTAGTCACGACCTGACCACGCGATCGCCTTGTCGTCGCTGAGTACGGCGGCGGTCTGTTCTCCGACGTCCTTCTGCTGAAGAAAGTCCAACTGCCTGCGAGTCGCACGCAGCCGGGATTCCGCCTGTTCCGGAGAACCGCTCATCAGCAGTGCCATGGACTGGTCAAGCTGAATGATGTCGGCTTCGGCGCGACGCGCCTGCGCAGCTTCGTCCAGATGACGCATTGCCAGCGCCGGGTCGCCGGCGTCGAATCCGGAAATCGCCGCCAGATGCAGTTTTTGCGAAGAACTGCAGCCGGCGGAACTCAACAGCAGAAGTATCAGCAGCACTCGCACAGAAAAACCTCACTGTCTCTGCCGACGACAGCAACCGATGTCGAACATCAGTCGTTGAAGTGCCTGAGCTTACCCAGCAGCGACTTATGGTAGCCCTTCCGCAACAGTGCCGTTTCCTTCAGTGACTCACCCGAATGGATGTCGAGCAGCTCCAGCGTCAGTGTGTAGTCTCGCTGGTAGTCACCGTTGCTGTCCGTCGTGCCGGACGTGATTCTGGCGAACAACAGGTAATCAAACGGCTGATCGGCCCGCTGGAGTGCGGCCTGCAGGCGAAGCCGATGTTCCGGCAGGATGAGCATTTCGGGGCGGCATCGGCACTCCGCCATCGCAGCTTCAACGTAGCGCCGGCTGATCATGCGAAACGCGCCGCTCTGGCCGATCTGGGAATCGATGTGTTCGTAGATCTGTTCGCGAAAATCGCCGATCTCTTCGCTGCTCAGGTTTTCAACACCGACGAAACAGACCATCCGCACCGGCAGTCCGTCAGCGCGCGTGTATGAAACCGTGTCGATGGTATTGATTGACCGATGGGTCAGCCGGGCCACGGCTTCATCAATCAACGGCTTCCATGTTTCGGCGCCGGCTTCGTGGCTGCCGACCATGTCTCGGTCTGTGGTCGCCAGGACATGGGCTTTCTGCCGATTGCGGCAGCCGGTTGTCAGCAGCAGAGCAAGGCAGGGCAGAAGGACGAACAGCCCGAACGTCGGGCGGAGGAAGAGTCGACTCATGAGTTCGATCCATCGAACAGTTGAGAAGCGGACGTCAGCCTGAGGCGCATCGACAGAACGTCTGCGCAGAGAGGAGCCGGATTCTAAATCCCGGTCGAGTTTCCGGATAGACGGATGCCGGTCCGGCTGGAATGGCGCATGAAACAGGGATCGCCGAAAAAAATCGACGATCCCTGAAGGGCGAGAAGTGATTTCTGCTGCTTATTTCCGTGTCAAATTGATCAGACGACTTCCGTGGAGGACTCAGTGGAATGCAGGTTGATCTGTCCGAACGGCAGGGCGATTCGCAGTTCAAACTGGCGGTCGCCGCCAAGCGTTTCGGCAAGATCTGCCATTTCCTCGCTGCCGACAAAACGGTAGCAATTCACCAGCTCACTCCACGCGAAGCTGCGAACCGGTGACGGCATCAGTCGCGCGGCCGACTCCAGGTGCGGGATCGCGGATTCCAGGTCTCCCGCCTGCTTGGTGGCCACGCCAAGCATCAACTGACGCGGACCTTCAAGGGGACCAGCTTCGCCAGCCTTCTGCAGTTCGGCGACGGCCTTGTGAGGCATCTGAAGTTCAAGATATCCGTCAGCGGCGAGCAGACGGCGAATCGTTCGGGGAGTCACTTGAATTCTCATGATTATGTCATCCTTCTCGAAGTGAGACGGGGATCAACAACTCCGTTGTCGTTGTGATAATGACTCTTTCGCAAGTGTTGCGCCAAAACTCAAAAAGAC
This window harbors:
- a CDS encoding penicillin-binding protein activator LpoB, which translates into the protein MSRLFLRPTFGLFVLLPCLALLLTTGCRNRQKAHVLATTDRDMVGSHEAGAETWKPLIDEAVARLTHRSINTIDTVSYTRADGLPVRMVCFVGVENLSSEEIGDFREQIYEHIDSQIGQSGAFRMISRRYVEAAMAECRCRPEMLILPEHRLRLQAALQRADQPFDYLLFARITSGTTDSNGDYQRDYTLTLELLDIHSGESLKETALLRKGYHKSLLGKLRHFND